In Cryptomeria japonica chromosome 10, Sugi_1.0, whole genome shotgun sequence, a genomic segment contains:
- the LOC131029320 gene encoding uncharacterized protein LOC131029320 yields MKKISDHFNMFKRRIQGCFEASKVERGSCSIQKDETQNHMSTSHETVEDTNVSDDSRPAYPSTCEAIETAVIKEETVKTLSVSVQERALKPVGRGPKAPTVKARSPGQYH; encoded by the exons ATGAAGAAGATTTCAGATCATTTTAATATGTTCAAGCGTAGAATACAAGGATGTTTTGAAGCCTCTAAAGTTGAAAGGGGCTCCTGTTCAATCCAAAAAGATGAGACTCAGAATCATATGTCTACTTCCCATGAAACTGTTGAAGATACTAATG TGAGTGATGATTCAAGGCCTGCATATCCATCTACTTGTGAAGCGATAGAAACTGCTGTAATCAAAGAAGAAACTGTGAAGACTCTCTCAGTTTCG GTACAGGAAAGAGCGCTTAAGCCTGTGGGTAGAGGGCCAAAGGCTCCTACTGTCAAGGCAAGATCTCCGGGTCAATACCATTAG